In the Sarcophilus harrisii chromosome 1, mSarHar1.11, whole genome shotgun sequence genome, one interval contains:
- the PPWD1 gene encoding peptidylprolyl isomerase domain and WD repeat-containing protein 1 isoform X1, with protein sequence MRHQSATGYGPGKKLRPGRWLHDIPGTMASEGSSRALEQKRKKRRELEETAVGGEEPPLVVAVAREKEEEDEERWVGPLPVEAVQAKKRKVLEFERVYLENLPSASMYERSYMHRDVITHVVCTKTDFIITASHDGHVKFWKKVEEGIEFVKHFRSHLGIIESIAVSSEGALFCSVGDDKAMKVFDVVNFDMINMLKLGYFPGQCEWIYCPGDAISSVAASEKSTGKIFIYDGRGDNKPLHIFDKLHTSPLTQIRLNPVYKAVVSSDKSGMIEYWTGPPHEYKFPKNVNWEYKTDTDLYEFAKCKAYPTSICFSPDGKKIATIGSDRKVRIFRFLTGKLMRVFDESLSMFTELQQMRQQLPDMEFGRRMAVERELEKVDAVRLINIIFDETGHFVLYGTMLGIKVINVETNRCVRILGKQENIRVMQLALFQGVAKKHLSATTIEMKASENPVLQNIQADPTIICTSFKKNRFYMFTKREPEDTKSADSDRDVFNEKPSKEEVMAATQAEGPKRVSDSAIIHTSMGDIHIKLFPVECPKTVENFCVHSRNGYYNGHTFHRIIKGFMIQTGDPTGTGMGGESIWGGEFEDEFHSTLRHDRPYTLSMANAGANTNGSQFFITVVPTPWLDNKHTVFGRVTKGMEVVQRISNVKVNPKTDKPYEDISIINITVK encoded by the exons ATGCGTCATCAATCTGCGACGGGATATGGCCCGGGAAAAAAACTGCGGCCTGGTCGCTGGCTCCATGACATCCCCGGCACGATGGCGTCGGAGGGAAGTAGCAGAGCTTtggaacagaagaggaaaaagcgTCGGGAGTTGGAAGAGACCGCGGTCGGGGGAGAGGAACCGCCTCTTGTAGTGGCAGTGGCtcgagagaaggaagaagaagatgaagagcgGTGGGTCGGGCCTCTGCCTGTGGAGGCGGTCCAGGCTAAGAAGCGCAAAG ttcttgaATTTGAACGAGTATACCTTGAAAATCTTCCCAGTGCTTCCATGTATGAACGCAGTTACATGCATAGAGATGTTATTACACATGTCGTATGCACCAA aACTGATTTTATTATTACTGCTAGTCATGATGGACATGTCAAATTCTGGAAGAAAGTAGAAGAAGGAATtgaatttgttaaacattttcgtAGTCATCTGG GGATCATTGAGAGTATTGCAGTCAGCTCTGAAGGAGCTTTATTCTGTTCTGTGGGTGATGACAAAGCAATGAAGGTATTTGATGTGGTGAACTTTGATATGATCAACATGCTGAAACTTGG ctaTTTTCCTGGACAGTGTGAATGGATTTATTGCCCAGGAGATGCTATATCTTCTGTTGCTGCTTCTGAGAAAAGCACAGGAAAAATATTCATCTATGATGGTCGAGGAGATAATAAACCACTTCATATTTTTGACAAACTCCATACATCACCTCTTACTCAGATACGATTAAATCCAGTTTACAAAGCTGTAGTGTCTTCTGATAAATCTGGAATGATTGAATATTGGACTGGACCACCCCATGAATATAAATTCCCAAAAAATGTCAACTGGGAATATAAAACTGATACAGATTTATATGAATTTGCAAAATGTAAGGCTTATCCTACTAGTATATGTTTCTCACCTGATGGAAAGAAGATAGCTACTATTGGTTCAGATAGAAAAGTTAGGATTTTCAGGTTTTTGACTGGAAAGCTCATGAGAGTCTTTGATGAATCACTAAGT ATGTTTACTGAGCTACAGCAGATGCGACAACAACTGCCAGACATGGAATTTGGACGGCGGATGGCTGTGGAGCGTGAGTTGGAGAAGGTGGATGCAGTGAGGCTAATTAACATAATTTTTGATGAAACTGGGCACTTTGTACTTTATGGAACAATGCTGGGCATTAAAGTCATAAATGTAGAAACAAACCG GTGTGTGCGTATTCTTGGCAAGCAAGAAAATATTAGGGTAATGCAATTGGCTTTGTTCCAAGGAGTAGCCAAGAAGCATCTCTCTGCAACCACTATAGAGATGAAAGCATCTGAAAACCCTGTTCTTCAGAATATCCAAGCTGACCCAACAATAATATGTACATCTTTCAAAAAGAATAGGTTTTATATG ttcacCAAGCGAGAACCAGAAGATACAAAAAGTGCAGATTCTGACCGAGATGTGTTTAATGAGAAACCATCTAAAGAGGAGGTGATGGCAGCCACACAAGCTGAAGGACCCAAAAGAGTTTCTGATAGTGCCATTATCCATACAAGCATGGGAGATATTCACATCAAGCTTTTTCCTGTTGA GTGTCCTAAAACAGTGGAAAACTTTTGTGTCCATAGCAGAAATGGTTATTACAATGGGCACACATTTCACCGTATTATCAAg GGTTTCATGATTCAGACTGGTGATCCAACAGGTACAGGTATGGGAGGTGAAAGCATATGGGGAGGAGAATTTGAAGATGAATTTCATTCAACATTGAGACACGACAGACCATATACACTCAGTATGGCTAATGCGGGTGCCAATACAAATGGATCCCAATTCTTCATAACAGTGGTGCCAACT CCTTGGCTTGACAACAAGCACACAGTATTTGGACGAGTAACAAAAGGAATGGAAGTTGTCCAGAGAATTTCCAATGTCAAAGTCAATCcaaaaacagataaaccttatgaAGACATCAGCATCATTAATATTACTGTCAAGTAA
- the PPWD1 gene encoding peptidylprolyl isomerase domain and WD repeat-containing protein 1 isoform X2, whose protein sequence is MKVFDVVNFDMINMLKLGYFPGQCEWIYCPGDAISSVAASEKSTGKIFIYDGRGDNKPLHIFDKLHTSPLTQIRLNPVYKAVVSSDKSGMIEYWTGPPHEYKFPKNVNWEYKTDTDLYEFAKCKAYPTSICFSPDGKKIATIGSDRKVRIFRFLTGKLMRVFDESLSMFTELQQMRQQLPDMEFGRRMAVERELEKVDAVRLINIIFDETGHFVLYGTMLGIKVINVETNRCVRILGKQENIRVMQLALFQGVAKKHLSATTIEMKASENPVLQNIQADPTIICTSFKKNRFYMFTKREPEDTKSADSDRDVFNEKPSKEEVMAATQAEGPKRVSDSAIIHTSMGDIHIKLFPVECPKTVENFCVHSRNGYYNGHTFHRIIKGFMIQTGDPTGTGMGGESIWGGEFEDEFHSTLRHDRPYTLSMANAGANTNGSQFFITVVPTPWLDNKHTVFGRVTKGMEVVQRISNVKVNPKTDKPYEDISIINITVK, encoded by the exons ATGAAGGTATTTGATGTGGTGAACTTTGATATGATCAACATGCTGAAACTTGG ctaTTTTCCTGGACAGTGTGAATGGATTTATTGCCCAGGAGATGCTATATCTTCTGTTGCTGCTTCTGAGAAAAGCACAGGAAAAATATTCATCTATGATGGTCGAGGAGATAATAAACCACTTCATATTTTTGACAAACTCCATACATCACCTCTTACTCAGATACGATTAAATCCAGTTTACAAAGCTGTAGTGTCTTCTGATAAATCTGGAATGATTGAATATTGGACTGGACCACCCCATGAATATAAATTCCCAAAAAATGTCAACTGGGAATATAAAACTGATACAGATTTATATGAATTTGCAAAATGTAAGGCTTATCCTACTAGTATATGTTTCTCACCTGATGGAAAGAAGATAGCTACTATTGGTTCAGATAGAAAAGTTAGGATTTTCAGGTTTTTGACTGGAAAGCTCATGAGAGTCTTTGATGAATCACTAAGT ATGTTTACTGAGCTACAGCAGATGCGACAACAACTGCCAGACATGGAATTTGGACGGCGGATGGCTGTGGAGCGTGAGTTGGAGAAGGTGGATGCAGTGAGGCTAATTAACATAATTTTTGATGAAACTGGGCACTTTGTACTTTATGGAACAATGCTGGGCATTAAAGTCATAAATGTAGAAACAAACCG GTGTGTGCGTATTCTTGGCAAGCAAGAAAATATTAGGGTAATGCAATTGGCTTTGTTCCAAGGAGTAGCCAAGAAGCATCTCTCTGCAACCACTATAGAGATGAAAGCATCTGAAAACCCTGTTCTTCAGAATATCCAAGCTGACCCAACAATAATATGTACATCTTTCAAAAAGAATAGGTTTTATATG ttcacCAAGCGAGAACCAGAAGATACAAAAAGTGCAGATTCTGACCGAGATGTGTTTAATGAGAAACCATCTAAAGAGGAGGTGATGGCAGCCACACAAGCTGAAGGACCCAAAAGAGTTTCTGATAGTGCCATTATCCATACAAGCATGGGAGATATTCACATCAAGCTTTTTCCTGTTGA GTGTCCTAAAACAGTGGAAAACTTTTGTGTCCATAGCAGAAATGGTTATTACAATGGGCACACATTTCACCGTATTATCAAg GGTTTCATGATTCAGACTGGTGATCCAACAGGTACAGGTATGGGAGGTGAAAGCATATGGGGAGGAGAATTTGAAGATGAATTTCATTCAACATTGAGACACGACAGACCATATACACTCAGTATGGCTAATGCGGGTGCCAATACAAATGGATCCCAATTCTTCATAACAGTGGTGCCAACT CCTTGGCTTGACAACAAGCACACAGTATTTGGACGAGTAACAAAAGGAATGGAAGTTGTCCAGAGAATTTCCAATGTCAAAGTCAATCcaaaaacagataaaccttatgaAGACATCAGCATCATTAATATTACTGTCAAGTAA